Below is a window of Brassica napus cultivar Da-Ae chromosome A5, Da-Ae, whole genome shotgun sequence DNA.
CGGTTTGTCAGGTTTTGTACTAACCGGATTTGAGCAATGCAGTTTTGTTTTGTAAGAAAGCTCCGaacttcagatttttttttttttgtctattagCATTTTATGAGAACGGGAACGTGTAAGTTCGGTGCTACTTGCAAGTATCATCATCCAAGGCAAGGAGGTGGTTCCGTTGCGCCTGTCTCGCTAAGTTATTTGGGATATCCATTACGCCCGGTTTGTGTTCTTTATCTCAGTTGGTTTATTGATTATACACACATTTGTGTTAAAGCTCCTCTGAAACTGATTACAGGGAGAGAAAGAGTGTTCTTACTACCTGAGAACCGGCCAGTGTAAATTTGGTTTGACCTGTAGATTCAACCATCCAGTAcctcagcagcagcagcagccacAGCCTCAACCTCAGCTACACACTATTTATCCAACACTTCAGTCTCAACCTTCTCAGCAATATGGTTTAGTTTTGGCAAGGCCTTCTCTTTTACCTGGTTCGTATCTTCCAAGTCATTACGGTCCTCCAATGGTTCTGCCTCCTGGAATGGTTACATACCCTGGTTGGAATCCTTACCAggtaatttatttattcatttgcTCTTTAACACTCTTCATTTGCTAAAATGAAtcggttgattttttttttttattagccTTCTTTAACTGCAATGCCTTCACCTGGAACTCAACCGTCTATTGGACCGAGCTCGGTTTACGGAATGGCGCCGTTATCTCCTTCAGGGACTGCTTATACAGGAACATACCAATCTGGTGGGCCTTCCTTGACTACCTCAAAAGAAGAGTCGTTTCCTCAGCGACCTGATCAGCCTGAGTGTCAATACTTTATGAGAACCGGAGACTGTAAATTCGGATCTTCATGCAGATACCATCATCCTCTAGATGCAGTTCAGCCTAAAACCAGTGTTCTCTTCAGCTCCATTGGCCTCCCACTTCGTCCAGTAAGTCTTTTCCCTTTTCTCTAGGAACACAATATGAGACACTTGTCTTGAACGTATGTTTGACACACAGGGCGTGGCGCAATGCACTCACTTTGCGCAACATGGGATCTGCAAGTTTGGACCGGCTTGTAAGTTCGATCACTCGATGAGCTCTTCGCTAAGTTACAGCCCTTCTGCCTCTTCGCTAACGGATATGCCAGTGGCTCCATACCCGATAGGATCGTCTTCACTTAGCGGTGCATCAGCTCCGGTAAGCTTGAGCAATGAACCAACCACAGAGGCTGTAACTGCAGTTTCTTCTCCTATGGTCAGTGGTCAAGAGCCAGCGGAGACTGGTGGTGACTCGGCTAGCGTCAGTGGCAGCATAGAAGCTAAGACTTCTTCTTCAAGTTCAAAGTAAAGGAAAAGATTAATGAACTAAAACAACATTaaggaaaagagaaaaagaagattatTTTTGGGGTCTGAGATTTGATAGGAAGCAGAGAGATCAAACCAAAGCTTCCGTCATTTACCACTTGTCCATATATAATACGTTTCTCTCATACAGCCATCTCTGTCTTGAACAATGTTTACTACTTAATAAATGGCTTCCGTCAACCTGAGTTTTTATTCGTCCTGTATGTTTCTTGAATGTGGAGGGGTAACTAGTCGTCCACCAACGAATCAAGAAGCGGAAACGAATCTAGGATTCACGTTTACTTTCCTTCAACGATGAATCCTAAAAACATTCAGGTTGAACGAATGATAACGCAAAtgtaaccaaaaagaaaaagaaacataatGCAAATAAAGTTcctaatatcaaataaaattcaagtCAAACCAGGACAACATTCACAAACCAGAATGAGATTCACACGATATGTTTAAGTTTAGTTATGTTTAAGAATAAAAGTTTGCTAAAGGGCTAAGATAGATAGATCATCTAAGATGCTTTCGCTTCTTCAACGATGAAGGGCTCTCGCTTGGTCCTCCTAAAGGTCGCTTTGATGGTGTTGCACTCttcaaagatttaaaaaaaaaaaagagtataagCATCCAAAGGAATCAATCAAATCAAAAGAAAGTAACTATATAAGTTATATACCTTTGCGAGCTTCTTCTCTTTACGGGcttgcctctctctctcatccaACTCTTGGTTCTCCTTTTCAATCAGTCGAATCAGAGTGTCGCACCTTCTAGCAAGTTCCTGACTGGTGCGGGATTTCACAAACCAGTCAAACCTAAACAAAGGCGATGTCCTGTACGCTGCCTTTAGCTCATCCCAGTTCCCATACCCAAGTTTGTGAATCATGCAGATCTGTTTCAACCAACAATCAAACTTCATAATAAGATTAGTGAAACAAAAGATGGAAAAGGAAACAATGATGAGAAAGAAACACACTGACCATGAAACGGTCGCATTCTTCGTTGTACAGCTTCCCTTTGTTTTGACCATACTGAATCTTCATTTCCAGCCACGGGTTTCTGTAGCGATCCAGTTTCTTCCCCAAGGCTTTCATGATTTCATCTTTCCTGGAGATTCTTGCCTCTCCCCTCTCAATGTTCTTAATGATTCTATCGTAATCTACAAATATAGAGGGGAAATGTGGGTGTAAGCTCTTTCTTGAGGTAAGAATTGATTTACTTAGCGTCAGAAGGTGTTGTGTGGTACATACCGTTCAGCTCCTTGTATCGCTCTCTGAATACTTGGGCATATCTTTCAACTTCTTCCTCTGTTTTACCTTCCATCTCAGAGGCAATGCTCGTGATGTCGTTCCGGCCGTACTTCTCACAAGCCCTCAGGAAACTATTGAAGTCTCTTTTGTTCCATGTTGAGAAACCCTGGAGATTTAACAATTACAGACAATTTAATAAAGACCAACGGATCTAATGTCTAACACACCTTTAACATCAAAAAGTTTTCACTTTACCTCCTCCAGTAAAGCTTCCTTTTCTTCTACTTCTTCAGCAGTTAAGGGATCTCCACCTGGTcacaaaaaaattctcaatcagTAATAAGTTCGCTGGAAAAGAATGTTGGCAAAGTGGGCAAAAAATGAGAAACGAAGCTTGACCTTctggttcttcttcctcaacTGTGTCTTTCAACTGATTTTTCTGATGTGTTTGCTGAAACCAAAGAGAAGCAAATTCATTTTACTAGTCGTAAACTCCCTCTTATGCACATCAAAACAGTGACAAGTAATTCATTTAAAGAGCCATACCATGAGATAGCGTACTTCCTTTTCATACAGCTCAGTCAATCTCTGAATGTTGAAGAACTGGAAATCGTGCCTGCAGGATGGACAAGATATTAGGTTTCTAGGCGGGAAAAAATACCATCAAGGCAGGAAAAAGGCAGTTCACATATGCAGAGTAGCGTTTATTAAGGTACTTACAACTGGGGCATTCGCGGAATTCTAGGCTCTTTAGGTTTAGATGGAGCACCTTGACGCAACGTTTGCTTATAGTATTCAGCTTCAGAGTAGCTGATGATGCAACCAAAAGGAATTTTTTAAGTTAGATAAAATTTATGAAGACAGGCAAAGTAAGACTGCACAATGAATAGGCAAAAGAATATTTACTTGCGCTTTCTCTCCCGCTTCGGTGGATCATTCCAGTTGTCGCCCACAATCTTTTTAAAATCGAGCTTGTTCTCATcctataaaacataatttataagTACAAGTAAATTAGACTTTCGGTGACGCAGATCATGTGTCATTACTTAGGATATGACATGAAAGCATAAACTATGAAAAGAAATATACAAGGCATACCTTATTGTCATCATCAAAATCATAGAAGTCAGCACCTGTGACAAATCAGACGAATGATTATCAATAAAATCCTCGTATACACTATTAACACAACAGAAGGGAAAAAAAGGTCCATGATACACTTACTGTCATCCATTTTAAACTGTATAGCATCTTCTGTGAATTTCTTCATTTTGGCATCAAGTTCAGCTGTTGCCTCTTCTCCTTTCGCAATGATTCTATCAATATCCTCGTCTGTGATTGTGCTATCTTTAGAACTGAACACCATCTCCGCACCATATCTTACCATTTGAAGCAACTCATCCTTATTGACAGCTGCATATAGTAACGATAAAAATTAATTCTGCCAATAGATGAACCAATGCATTTTGCACTCGTCATAAGAAACTTACTCTTCTGCTCTGCCAATCTTCCTTGTTGAATAACCAGAGCATCAAGCGCCAACTTCTTGTAAGCTCTCTCAATCACTTTCTCCTCAATAGCAGACTGTAAACAAGTAATAGAAAATTAATTCGAACTCTTATAGTCTGTTCTTGCTTGACATGAAAGGGGAGAATATCAACCTCAGTGCAGAACCGGAACACTTGAACTTCTTTCTTTTGACCAATCCTATGGGCACGATCCTGAGCTTGCAAGTCGACTTGAGGATTCCTGCCAAAATCCGCAAGACACGTCAAAACTCAAAAGTGAAGTGAATACTCACAAACTACAGTGAACATGACAGGAGACTTACCAGTCACTATCATAGAGAATTACAACATCTGCAGTAGCAAGATTGATACCAAGCCCTCCTGCTCTAGTAGataacaagaaaacaaatttctcGCTTCCTGGCTTGTTGTAGGCTTCTATGGAGGCGTCTCGGTCATCACCACCAGTATTTCCATCAATACGGCAATATAGATAGCCACGATACATTAAGTAATCCTCAAGAATATCCAAAAGTCTTGTCATCTGAAATATGAGTGAAGAAAGGAATAACGCTCAGGCTTCAAATAGAGAAAGGAAACAGAGAAGATGAACCGTAAGAAATAATTATCTATTCTGTATCAGCGTTTACCTGAGAAAATATCAGCACCCTCGAATCACGTTCCTTCAACTTAGGAAGCAATTTATCCAAAAGGACCATCTTACCTGAAAACATTAGAATAAAGATGCttcaataaaaatttacacAAACATCTGAATAGTTTAGTGTGAATGCTAGTCTTACCAGCATTTGTTATCAGGTGATCCCCTGTGGTATATGGCGGACCAGGCTCTGCACCCTGGAAGAGATAAGGGTGATTACAGCATTTACGCAGTTGCATTGCAATGTTTAGCAGACGTTTGCGTTCTCCACCCGCATTAAGCGCTTCAAGATCCTTCTGCAGTAAAGCCTTGTAGTACTGTTTTTGCATCTGAGACATGCCAACTTTAAGTATCGTCTCCTTCTTTGGTGGCAAACCTTTCTCAACATCTGACTTAAGTCTCCGTAGAAGAAATGGTCGAAGGACCTAAGAAGATACAGGAAAGTGATTAGTTTAACAATTCAGACGTGATAAAGTCGATAGAAGCAATAAGTACACTGTACACACATACCTTATGAAGTTGTTGGACAACTTCCTGCTGGTCATTCTCGCCAGAAATTTGAAACCATTCATCAAAAGTCTCTGCTGAACTGAAGACCTCAGGCAGAAGAAAGTTCAGAAGAGCCCACAGTTCATGGAGATTATTCTGCATATACGAATAAAACATGAGGTACAAGGAACAGAAAAAAAGAGTACAAAAAGACTCGTACAAGAAACGTCGTTTCATACAATCATAAGCAACTTGGCAAGAAGTCACCAGCATCCAAATATTCAAGAATAAGGAAGAACAAACACCTGAAGGGGGGTTCCCGTGATAAGAAGCCGATAGTTGGTGCTAAAAAGTCTCATCGTTTTCGAAAGAAGTGAATTTTCATTCTTGATTCGATGCGCTTCATCGATGATAATGTAACGCCAACTAAAGCGACGCAGTGCTGTCTTCTCTTTGATGGCCATCTCAAAGCTTGTGACGCATACATCAAATTTCCCAGCAACTAGCAGATCCTCGCGAATATGTCTCTGCATTATTAGCAGACTTCTCAGAATCCAGGGTTTAAACATTTACATGAACTCTAAAATGGTCTGCAGCTAGTTGCTTACCCTTTCCTCAGGATTACCAAGGAACTTCACAGCACGCAAGACAGGACAAAACCGGCGAATTTCGTTCATCCAGTTACCAAGGGTTGACTTTGGTGCAACTACCATATGAGGTCCACTGATTCCTCTGTATTCATGAAGGTAGGCCAACAAAGAAATCGTTTGAAGTGTCTTCCCCAGACCCTAGACCACAGGAAAAAAATGGTATCATGATTAGCATCATAAAAAAAAGTAGGGAACTTCTATTGCTTGGGTCCTTGAGAGACCTATTGTTTACCATTTCATCAGCAAGAATCCCATTAATGCCATTCTCATACAGCCGGATGAGCCAGTTTAAACCAGCTAATTGATAATCTCTCATCTTCCCCTGAATACCTGCAAGTTGAGAAGAAAATGATGAATCCTGAACTTTCCCATTAAACTTTACATAGTAGCCATGAGGTCACAACATTAGTTACATGTTACGGAAAAGGAAAGAGATATCAATAACATCGCAGTTCTTGATCAATATGCAAAACTTCAAGACTAAAGCGTAAAACACATCTACTTACAAGACGGCTGGGTGAGCAACCTCGTGTTCCCAGATGCAGCTGAGCCACCCTCTTCCTCCTTCAAATACTCctcatcttcctcctcttcagTTACTTTGGAAGCATGACGACCCCTTAAggtaaaaaagttaaaacacgATAAATCAAAGATAAACTCATTAATTTCGTATTTCAATACCAAAACAGTAAagaaacctatatctaatgaaTCAATAGCATCCCACACACCTTCCTTTCACCTTCttctgagaagaagaagacgcatCGCCTTTAGCAAAATGCGCAAACAACTCAGTTTGCTGCAGAAGAAACTTCAGCCTCCCTTTCCCCTTATTGTTCTAAATACATATCAAACAAAATCAGATTCCTCAAATTCCTAAAAACCATAAGATAATACAACACACGCACCATATCAGCATCAATGGAAGCGTTCTGAGACTCCAGCATCTCCTGAAGCTTCTGCTTCTTCACCTTCTGCATCTCCCTCAGCCTAGCTTTCTCACGCTTGCCGATCTCAACCTTCTCATCGTCTTCCTCGTCCTACATAGAGACAATACCATCACAATGAGCAAACAATCGACCGTTCAAATGAATTTTCGCTACGATTACCTCGTAATCATCCTCGATCGGGGCGATCTCCTCGTCGGAGACTGGAGATTCCTCGGGAACAGCCTCCTCGTCGGAATCAGAAGACCGAGCGACGGCCTCGAGCTCCTCCTCGTCCTCCTCTTCCCCCGCGTTGTTCTCGACATGCTCTTCGTCCTCCTCGGAGGAGTACGCGTCGTCGCGATTCGAAAACTTCGCCATTGGAACTGTTTCGCCTTTGAGAATTGAGATCGAGGATTAGGGTAAAAGCACACAGTAATGAAACGAGAGAGGGGTGAAGAGTTTATGAGGAGTTTACTTTATAACCATTTAATCCAACGGCTACGATGTGCCAACGTCGCTTCGTAGAATCAGATTTACGCGCCACGTGATGAATAGGGTTTTGGAAAGTTCCCGCTCCTGGGATTGATATTAATTGGCTTATTGGACTGAGTAAGGCCTACATTAATTTCCAGAGATTTATTACCAATTTTACTGAAGAAGTCCCCTTACATCATAAAAACtttgagatttttttctatgttttgtatCGTTTCCACTTTTAAGCAACATACATTAAAAcatctataaatttataaattagtaaatTTTATCGGCTCCAATTTGAtcgatttaaaattttatataaattgataaaataataaaataatattttttagaaaattctatgtaaatgaATGACcccattaaaaattataaatttatatatatacataatttatataagtaaaaatatattattatattgtttattttattcacaatgtaattatctttatattttcttaacacttaatatattttttatgaaatttagtaatattatatctaaaaccacattta
It encodes the following:
- the LOC106418220 gene encoding ISWI chromatin-remodeling complex ATPase CHR11-like, translated to MAKFSNRDDAYSSEEDEEHVENNAGEEEDEEELEAVARSSDSDEEAVPEESPVSDEEIAPIEDDYEDEEDDEKVEIGKREKARLREMQKVKKQKLQEMLESQNASIDADMNNKGKGRLKFLLQQTELFAHFAKGDASSSSQKKVKGRGRHASKVTEEEEDEEYLKEEEGGSAASGNTRLLTQPSCIQGKMRDYQLAGLNWLIRLYENGINGILADEMGLGKTLQTISLLAYLHEYRGISGPHMVVAPKSTLGNWMNEIRRFCPVLRAVKFLGNPEERRHIREDLLVAGKFDVCVTSFEMAIKEKTALRRFSWRYIIIDEAHRIKNENSLLSKTMRLFSTNYRLLITGTPLQNNLHELWALLNFLLPEVFSSAETFDEWFQISGENDQQEVVQQLHKVLRPFLLRRLKSDVEKGLPPKKETILKVGMSQMQKQYYKALLQKDLEALNAGGERKRLLNIAMQLRKCCNHPYLFQGAEPGPPYTTGDHLITNAGKMVLLDKLLPKLKERDSRVLIFSQMTRLLDILEDYLMYRGYLYCRIDGNTGGDDRDASIEAYNKPGSEKFVFLLSTRAGGLGINLATADVVILYDSDWNPQVDLQAQDRAHRIGQKKEVQVFRFCTESAIEEKVIERAYKKLALDALVIQQGRLAEQKTVNKDELLQMVRYGAEMVFSSKDSTITDEDIDRIIAKGEEATAELDAKMKKFTEDAIQFKMDDSADFYDFDDDNKDENKLDFKKIVGDNWNDPPKRERKRNYSEAEYYKQTLRQGAPSKPKEPRIPRMPQLHDFQFFNIQRLTELYEKEVRYLMQTHQKNQLKDTVEEEEPEGGDPLTAEEVEEKEALLEEGFSTWNKRDFNSFLRACEKYGRNDITSIASEMEGKTEEEVERYAQVFRERYKELNDYDRIIKNIERGEARISRKDEIMKALGKKLDRYRNPWLEMKIQYGQNKGKLYNEECDRFMICMIHKLGYGNWDELKAAYRTSPLFRFDWFVKSRTSQELARRCDTLIRLIEKENQELDERERQARKEKKLAKSATPSKRPLGGPSESPSSLKKRKHLR
- the LOC106418221 gene encoding zinc finger CCCH domain-containing protein 34 encodes the protein MERYGRSGEEGSRSDPSGQTGVQASVWRGGGESYPERPDEPDCIYYLRTGACGYGSRCRFNHPRDRGAVVGGVRGGGGGDGALPERMGQPVCQHFMRTGTCKFGATCKYHHPRQGGGSVAPVSLSYLGYPLRPGEKECSYYLRTGQCKFGLTCRFNHPVPQQQQQPQPQPQLHTIYPTLQSQPSQQYGLVLARPSLLPGSYLPSHYGPPMVLPPGMVTYPGWNPYQPSLTAMPSPGTQPSIGPSSVYGMAPLSPSGTAYTGTYQSGGPSLTTSKEESFPQRPDQPECQYFMRTGDCKFGSSCRYHHPLDAVQPKTSVLFSSIGLPLRPGVAQCTHFAQHGICKFGPACKFDHSMSSSLSYSPSASSLTDMPVAPYPIGSSSLSGASAPVSLSNEPTTEAVTAVSSPMVSGQEPAETGGDSASVSGSIEAKTSSSSSK